The genome window CCTGATGCGGTTGGCTATGGCAGACCAGGTGAGACCCGCCGCACGGGCTTGAGCGAAAGTGATGACACCTGCCTGACCGGTGGCGGTCATCCGCCATCTCTCCGCTCTCGCCGACGCCAGACTCATGTCCCACAGGGTGCCCCACAGCCAGAGTTCGCGTCGGGACTCATCCACAGCCCCCTCAGCCCGCCGGGTTGTGAGTGGCTGGCCATGCCAGGGCGTGGCCAGCCACTCACAACCCGGTCAGAGCAGGTCAGAGCAGGATGAAGTGGAGGATCTCGTACATCAGGGCGGCGACGAGACCGGCGGCGGGGAAGGTCGAGACCCAGGCGAAGACGATGTTGCCGGCGACCGACCAGCGCACGGCGTTGAGCCGCTTGCTCGCGCCGGCACCCATGATCGCCGAGGTGATCGTGTGGGTGGTCGAGATCGGGGCGTGCCACGCGAAGGCGGTCGTGTAGAGCACCGCGGCACCGACGGCCTCGGCGGAGAAGCCGCGGGCCGGGTCGAGGGCGATGATGCGGCGACCGAGAGTGCGCATGATCCGCCAGCCGCCGGAGTAGGTGCCGAGCGAGATCGCGCTCGCCGCGCCGATGATCACCCACAGCGGCAACCCGTCGGACTCGGAGGCGTGACCCGAGGCGACGAGGGCCAGGAAGATCACGCCCATCGTCTTCTGGGCGTCCTGCAGCCCGTGGCCGAGGGCCAGCGCCGCGGCGGAGACGGTCTGCATCATCCGGAACCCGCGCAGCACGCGGACCGCCGGCCGGCCGCGGAAGAGCCACATGATCGCGAGCATGACGAGGAAGGCGGCGCAGAAGCCGACGATCGGCGAGGCGACCATCGGGATGATGACCTTGTCGACGATGGTCTTCCAGTGCACCGACGCGACGTCCGGGCCGGCGACGAGAGCTGCGCCGACCAGTCCCCCGATGAGGGCGTGCGAGGAGGAGGACGGCAGCCCGAAGTACCAGGTGATGAGGTTCCATACGATCGCGCCGAGCAGGGCCGCGAGGATGATCACGAGCGCATGTCGCGCGTCCGCGGCGGAGAGCGAGAGCGTGTCCGAGACGGTGTGCGCGACCTCCTGGCCGAGCAGCGCGCCGACGAAGTTCATCACCGCGGCGAGGATGAGTGCCACGCGAGGGGTCAGCGCCCGGGTCGACACCGAGGTGGCGATGGCGTTGGCGGCGTCGTGGAAGCCGTTGGTGTAGTCGAAGGCGAGCGCAACGACGACGACCGCGATGACGATCGCGAGAGTCAACTCAGGATTCCTTGAGTGCGATCTGCTCGATCGTGTTGGCGACCCGCTCGAAGCCGTCGATCGCCGACTCGAGCTTCTCCACGATGTCCTTGAGCTTCAGCACCTCGACGGCCTTGAAGTCACCGGAGAAGATCTGGGACAGGATCCGGCGGTGGTTCTTGTCGCCGGTGTTCTCGAGGCGGTTGATCTCGATCCAGTACTCCTCGAGCGACTTCATCGACTGCAGTTTCGGCATCGCCGCTGCGGTCAGCTCCGCACACCGCTGGAGTACGGCGACCTGGTCTCCGAGCTCGGCCGGCAGGACCTTCACGCCGTAGACGAGGATCATGTCGACGACCTCGTCCATCTCGTCCATGACGTCGTCGAGACCGCCGCCGAGCGCGTAGATGTCCTCGCGGTCGAACGGTGTCACGAAGACCGAGTTGACCCGTTTGACGATCGCGTGGGTCGTCTCATCGGCCGCATGCTCGGCCTCCCGCATGCGGCGCGCGACGTCCTCGCGGTCAGCGGTCTCGCTGAGCATCTCGGCCAGCAGTGCCACTCCCACCAGAAGGTGGTTGGCCGACTCGGTGAAGAGGTCGTAGAACGAGGTGTCGACCGGGCGGATTCGGAATCGCACCCGGCAAACACTAGGGGAAGGTCCCCGATTATCCGAAGCGGCCGGAGATGTACTGCTCCGTCGCCTCGTTGTCCGGGTTGGTGAACATCTTCTTGGTCGGGTTGAACTCGACCAGGTGCCCCGGCTCGCCGGTCGCCTTGAGGTTGAAGAACCCGGTGTCGTCACTCACCCGCGCAGCCTGCTGCATGTTGTGCGTGACGATCGCGATCGTGTACTCGGACTTCAGTTCGTGGATCAGGTCCTCCACCGCAGCCGTCGAGATCGGGTCGAGCGCGGAGCACGGCTCGTCCATCAGGAGCACCTCGGGCTCGACGGCGATCGCGCGGGCGATGCACAGCCGCTGCTGCTGACCACCGGAGAGGCCCATGCCCGGTTTGTTGAGCCGGTCCTTGACCTCGTTCCACAGGTTCGCGCCCCGCAGCGACTTCTCCACGATGGCGTCGGCGTCGGCCTTCGAGAGCCGCTTGGAGTTGAGCCGGTTGCCTGCGAGCACGTTCTCGTAGATCGACATCGTCGGAAACGGATTGGGCCGCTGGAAGACCATGCCGATCATCCGGCGCACCGCGACCGGGTCCACGGCGTCGTCGTACAGATCCTGGCCACCGACGGTGATCTTGCCCTGGACGTGGGCGCCCGGGATCACCTCGTGCATCCGGTTGAGGGTGCGCAGGAAGGTCGACTTGCCACAGCCGGACGGGCCGATGAAGGCCGTCACCGACTTGGCCTTGATCGTCATGTTGACGCCCTCGACGGCCTTGAAGTCGCCGTAGTAGATGTTGACGTCGGAGACGTCGATGCTCTTGGCCATGGAATAGGAGTCCTTCTCTGACGCTTCGTCAGCGCTTGGTTTT of Nocardioides sp. Kera G14 contains these proteins:
- a CDS encoding inorganic phosphate transporter, with protein sequence MTLAIVIAVVVVALAFDYTNGFHDAANAIATSVSTRALTPRVALILAAVMNFVGALLGQEVAHTVSDTLSLSAADARHALVIILAALLGAIVWNLITWYFGLPSSSSHALIGGLVGAALVAGPDVASVHWKTIVDKVIIPMVASPIVGFCAAFLVMLAIMWLFRGRPAVRVLRGFRMMQTVSAAALALGHGLQDAQKTMGVIFLALVASGHASESDGLPLWVIIGAASAISLGTYSGGWRIMRTLGRRIIALDPARGFSAEAVGAAVLYTTAFAWHAPISTTHTITSAIMGAGASKRLNAVRWSVAGNIVFAWVSTFPAAGLVAALMYEILHFILL
- a CDS encoding DUF47 domain-containing protein; translated protein: MRFRIRPVDTSFYDLFTESANHLLVGVALLAEMLSETADREDVARRMREAEHAADETTHAIVKRVNSVFVTPFDREDIYALGGGLDDVMDEMDEVVDMILVYGVKVLPAELGDQVAVLQRCAELTAAAMPKLQSMKSLEEYWIEINRLENTGDKNHRRILSQIFSGDFKAVEVLKLKDIVEKLESAIDGFERVANTIEQIALKES
- the pstB gene encoding phosphate ABC transporter ATP-binding protein PstB, which translates into the protein MAKSIDVSDVNIYYGDFKAVEGVNMTIKAKSVTAFIGPSGCGKSTFLRTLNRMHEVIPGAHVQGKITVGGQDLYDDAVDPVAVRRMIGMVFQRPNPFPTMSIYENVLAGNRLNSKRLSKADADAIVEKSLRGANLWNEVKDRLNKPGMGLSGGQQQRLCIARAIAVEPEVLLMDEPCSALDPISTAAVEDLIHELKSEYTIAIVTHNMQQAARVSDDTGFFNLKATGEPGHLVEFNPTKKMFTNPDNEATEQYISGRFG